In the Opitutaceae bacterium genome, one interval contains:
- a CDS encoding lysophospholipid acyltransferase family protein: protein MIRNAWNRFRRGTRSAVLCPLFRMAIVVCRVVPHRWSHAFFGMMGGLAYFLIGRDRRRTIAHLTQAFGNESSPAQIRRMAREVFRNLGMSFADLLISQSITTKEQLDEILTVEGAEHLEQAFQRGNGVVTLTCHLSAFELTGVYCALRYPTYIVGARIDDEKLNALLLESRERLGATNIYKGEANLKLFRALKQGALLGLLIDQDIAVKSVYVDFFGHPASTPVGPALLAQRTNAACIAMAIRRVDGKLHLTIAPEIPIDRTGDTEADLLSNTRRFSEITEAFIRQAPTQWVWMHRRWKTQPGEQEVA, encoded by the coding sequence ATGATCCGGAATGCCTGGAATCGGTTTCGCCGGGGCACCCGCAGTGCGGTTCTCTGTCCCTTGTTCCGCATGGCCATTGTCGTCTGCCGGGTGGTGCCTCACCGCTGGTCCCACGCCTTCTTCGGCATGATGGGAGGTCTGGCCTACTTCCTGATCGGACGGGACCGACGCCGAACCATCGCTCACCTGACTCAGGCCTTCGGCAATGAGTCCTCACCCGCCCAGATCCGCCGGATGGCCCGAGAGGTCTTCCGCAATCTCGGGATGAGTTTCGCCGACCTCCTCATTTCACAATCCATCACCACCAAGGAACAACTCGACGAGATCCTTACGGTTGAGGGTGCCGAACACCTGGAGCAGGCCTTCCAACGGGGAAACGGCGTGGTCACCCTCACCTGTCACCTGAGTGCCTTCGAACTGACCGGCGTCTATTGCGCACTGCGCTACCCGACCTATATCGTCGGAGCCCGCATTGACGACGAGAAGCTCAATGCGCTGCTCCTAGAATCCCGGGAACGCCTGGGGGCAACCAATATCTACAAGGGCGAAGCCAACCTGAAACTCTTCCGGGCCCTCAAACAGGGAGCCCTCCTCGGCCTGCTCATCGATCAGGATATCGCGGTCAAGTCGGTCTATGTCGATTTCTTCGGCCACCCCGCCTCGACCCCGGTCGGACCCGCCCTCCTCGCCCAACGGACCAACGCCGCCTGTATTGCCATGGCCATACGCAGGGTCGATGGAAAGCTGCACCTGACCATCGCCCCGGAGATCCCCATCGACCGGACCGGGGACACCGAGGCCGACCTTCTCTCCAACACCCGCCGGTTTTCCGAAATCACGGAGGCCTTCATCCGCCAGGCCCCCACCCAATGGGTCTGGATGCACCGCCGCTGGAAGACCCAGCCCGGAGAGCAGGAAGTGGCCTAG
- a CDS encoding rhodanese-like domain-containing protein, producing METFCTIAAYKFADLTGLEELRPRLKARCLDLDLKGTILVSPEGINVFVSGTDAAIEAILREIQGISGLEDLEPKYSRATEQPFNRMLVKIKKEIIAFGVEGIRPTRQTTPKLAPKDLKQWLDEGRPVTLLDTRNDYEVKLGTFHGARPVGIDHFRDFPEAVRRLPSSMKDEPIVMFCTGGIRCEKAGPFMQGEGFKNVLQLEGGILKYFEECGGAHYDGECFVFDRRVGLNGSLEETGSVLCFACQMPLTVEEQKDPRYVPDISCPYCHEGSAETADS from the coding sequence ATGGAGACCTTCTGCACGATTGCCGCCTACAAGTTCGCCGACCTGACCGGTCTGGAGGAACTGCGCCCCCGCCTGAAGGCCCGCTGCCTGGACCTCGACCTCAAGGGAACCATTCTGGTGAGCCCGGAAGGGATCAATGTCTTTGTCTCGGGCACGGACGCCGCGATCGAGGCGATCCTAAGGGAGATCCAGGGCATTTCCGGACTCGAGGACCTCGAGCCCAAGTACAGCCGAGCGACCGAACAGCCCTTCAACCGGATGCTGGTCAAGATCAAGAAGGAGATCATCGCCTTCGGTGTGGAGGGGATTCGTCCCACCCGCCAGACAACGCCCAAACTCGCCCCAAAGGATCTGAAGCAGTGGCTGGACGAGGGACGGCCCGTCACCCTTCTGGACACGCGTAACGACTACGAGGTCAAACTCGGCACCTTCCACGGGGCCCGACCAGTCGGCATCGACCACTTTCGTGACTTTCCGGAAGCAGTGCGCCGCCTGCCTTCGTCAATGAAGGACGAACCGATCGTGATGTTCTGCACGGGCGGCATCCGTTGCGAGAAGGCCGGTCCGTTCATGCAGGGCGAAGGATTCAAGAATGTTCTTCAGCTTGAGGGCGGTATCCTCAAGTACTTCGAGGAATGCGGCGGGGCCCACTACGACGGGGAGTGTTTTGTTTTCGACCGCCGGGTCGGGCTCAACGGTTCCCTTGAAGAGACCGGATCCGTCCTCTGCTTTGCCTGCCAGATGCCCCTGACTGTGGAGGAGCAGAAGGATCCCCGCTACGTGCCCGACATCTCCTGTCCCTACTGCCACGAAGGCTCCGCCGAGACCGCCGATAGCTGA
- a CDS encoding RDD family protein: MPESTPANSVKPDKSTGRVVNPEVLHLDPRILDMPLAAPWQRAGAMAADLLVIGALSLLAGPVLGLLTGVTMASIGSRRVSKARFWQAFRWVLILLGAGVVILSSFLLVGRPIIRTAAFNLGSVAAGPSIETVYISPSAGTVELRRAAGTLQSQVDQLVEENERLRQSARGNSLVNTATDFSSTLGLTFGWAGVYFTLCTVWLKGLTPGKWLFRTRVVKLDGRPLTPMDAFVRYGGYAAGLATGSIGFLRLLWDPNLQAIEDKIAGTVVVRSGRKERSGPQKTFDGPPAENEK, translated from the coding sequence ATGCCTGAGTCCACACCTGCAAATTCCGTCAAACCCGACAAGTCGACCGGTCGCGTCGTCAATCCCGAGGTCCTTCATCTCGACCCGCGCATCCTCGACATGCCTCTCGCGGCCCCCTGGCAGCGGGCCGGTGCCATGGCCGCGGATCTCCTGGTCATCGGCGCTTTATCCCTCCTGGCCGGCCCTGTCCTCGGGCTTCTCACCGGCGTGACCATGGCGTCCATCGGCAGCCGGCGGGTGAGCAAGGCCAGGTTCTGGCAGGCCTTCCGCTGGGTCTTGATCCTGCTCGGTGCCGGCGTGGTGATTCTTTCCAGCTTTCTGCTGGTCGGGCGCCCGATCATCCGCACCGCGGCCTTCAATCTCGGGTCCGTTGCCGCCGGACCTTCAATTGAGACCGTCTACATTTCCCCCTCCGCGGGGACAGTCGAATTGCGGCGTGCGGCTGGTACCCTCCAGTCTCAGGTTGACCAGCTGGTGGAAGAAAACGAACGACTGAGACAATCGGCCCGGGGCAACTCTCTGGTCAATACCGCCACCGACTTCTCCAGCACCCTTGGACTGACCTTTGGTTGGGCCGGTGTCTACTTCACCCTCTGCACCGTATGGCTGAAAGGCCTGACCCCGGGGAAATGGCTTTTTCGCACCCGTGTGGTCAAACTCGACGGACGCCCGCTCACCCCGATGGACGCGTTTGTCCGCTATGGCGGCTATGCCGCCGGCCTGGCCACGGGATCGATCGGGTTCCTCCGCCTGCTCTGGGACCCCAATCTCCAGGCGATCGAGGACAAGATCGCCGGGACCGTGGTTGTCAGGTCCGGCCGGAAAGAACGGTCGGGTCCGCAGAAGACTTTCGACGGCCCACCGGCTGAAAATGAGAAGTGA